Proteins from a genomic interval of Denticeps clupeoides chromosome 20, fDenClu1.1, whole genome shotgun sequence:
- the clic1 gene encoding chloride intracellular channel protein 1, with protein MSGEQQQVELFVKAGSDGQSIGNCPFSQRLFMVLWLKGVTFNVTTVDMKRKPDILKDLAPGAQPPFLLYGTEVKTDTNKIEEFLEEKLCPPKYPRLAAKNPESNTAGLDVFSKFSAYIKNSNPQLNDNLEKGLLKALKKLDDYLGSALPDEIDENSEDEVTSSSRPFLDGQELTLADCNLLPKLNIVKVVCLQYRGFSIPRTLTNLWRYLDAAYGREEFASTCPNDSEIHAAYSSVAKALK; from the exons ATGAGCggcgagcagcagcaggtcGAGCTCTTCGTCAAG GCCGGCAGCGATGGCCAGAGCATCGGGAACTGTCCCTTCTCCCAGCGCCTCTTCATGGTGCTTTGGCTGAAGGGGGTCACCTTCAACGTCACCACGGTGGACATGAAGAG AAAACCTGACATCCTGAAGGATCTGGCACCCGGTGCTCAGCCGCCGTTCTTACTTTACGGGACAGAGGTGAAAACGGACACAAACAAGATTGAAGAGTTTCTGGAGGAGAAGCTCTGCCCTCCAAA GTACCCCCGGCTAGCCGCTAAGAACCCGGAGTCCAACACAGCGGGTCTGGACGTCTTTTCCAAGTTCTCGGCCTACATCAAAAACTCCAATCCCCAGCTCAATGACA ATCTGGAGAAGGGGCTTCTGAAGGCGCTGAAGAAGCTGGACGACTACCTTGGCTCGGCACTTCCTGACGAGATTGATGAGAACAGCGAGGACGAGGTCACGTCCTCCTCCCGCCCCTTCCTGGACGGTCAAGAGCTCACGCTGGCCGACTGCAACCTGCTTCCCAAACTCAACATCGTGAAG GTGGTGTGTCTGCAGTACCGCGGCTTCTCCATCCCCCGCACCCTCACCAACCTGTGGCGCTACCTGGACGCAGCCTACGGCCGCGAGGAGTTCGCCTCCACCTGCCCCAACGACTCGGAGATCCACGCCGCCTACTCCTCCGTGGCCAAGGCCCTGAAGTAG
- the LOC114770267 gene encoding protein Bouncer-like, protein MFQQSPLLHVLLCCLPLAAVTLRCYTCVFPAISPIECMPFPQECPAGQRCLSSTAVAVKGAIRLVVYEKGCAVETHCGLTGQKAAAGLSFNYTNNCCDTDLCNHAPRGSAPCGAGLVLSLLPLLLMGALR, encoded by the exons ATGTTTCAGCAGTCGCCTCTCCTCCACGTCCTGCTGTGCTGCCTTCCTCTCGCAG CGGTGACCCTGCGCTGCTACACCTGCGTCTTTCCCGCCATCTCTCCCATTGAGTGCATGCCGTTCCCGCAGGAGTGTCCCGCCGGCCAGCGCTGCCTCTCCAGCACCGCCGTGGCCGTCAAAG GGGCCATTCGCCTGGTCGTGTATGAGAAGGGCTGCGCCGTGGAGACGCACTGCGGCCTGACCGGACAGAAGGCGGCGGCCGGCCTCAGCTTCAACTACACCAACAACTGCTGCGACACCGACCTCTGCAACCACGCCCCGCGTGGCTCCGCCCCCTGCGGGGCAGGGCTGGTGCTGagtctcctccccctcctcctgatGGGGGCGCTGCGGTGA
- the ddah2 gene encoding N(G),N(G)-dimethylarginine dimethylaminohydrolase 2 codes for MAGVCPYGRFTHAVVRGIPESFGKLADGGEGAATELAKAQRQFGVLTGALRQKVGLQLVEIPADPELPESWRMEDVAVIQGDTALVTRPWKQQRRSEVEAARRVLAELNLTVVEMGAEEGVTGGATLEGSDVLFTGREFFVGISKHTNHRGAEVLADTFRDFAVSTVPVCGGTRLKNICSMGGPDTIIISNTDGARKTLRMMEQLTDHHYEVLTVPEEAAANCIYVRGPSKVDFLLHPTAEECPDSMQAFQKLTDYTLLPTACSEATKLGGALSSFCLLINRKPHAF; via the exons ATGGCCGGCGTCTGTCCGTACGGGAGGTTCACCCATGCGGTCGTCAGGGGCATCCCGGAATCGTTCGGGAAACTGGCGGACGGCGGGGAGGGCGCAGCCACAGAGTTGGCGAAGGCGCAGCGGCAGTTCGGCGTTCTGACTGGGGCCCTGAGGCAGAAGGTGGGCCTGCAGCTGGTAGAGATCCCGGCGGACCCCGAGCTGCCGGAGAGCTGGAGGATGGAGGACGTGGCGGTGATCCAGGGGGACACTGCCCTCGTCACGCGTCCGTGGAAGCAGCAGCGGCGCAGCGAG GTGGAGGCGGCGAGGAGGGTGCTGGCGGAGCTGAATCTGACCGTGGTGGAGATGGGCGCGGAGGAGGGCGTCACCGGGGGCGCCACGCTGGAGGGGAGCGACGTGCTGTTCACCGGCAGGGAGTTCTTCGTGGGGATCTCCAAACACACCAACCATCGCGGCGCCGAGGTTCTGGCGGACACGTTCCGG GACTTTGCGGTGTCCACCGTGCCTGTGTGTGGAGGGACTCGTCTGAAAAACATCTGCTCAATGGGGGGTCCTGacaccatcatcatcagcaaCACTGACGGAGCCAGGAAGACGCTGCGG ATGATGGAGCAGCTGACGGACCACCACTACGAGGTGCTCACTGTCCCCGAGGAGGCGGCGGCTAACTGCATCTACGTCCGAGGGCCGTCCAAAGTGGACTTCCTCCTTCACCCGACGGCGGAGGAGTGTCCTGACAGCATGCAG GCCTTCCAGAAGCTGACCGACTACACCCTCCTCCCCACCGCCTGCAGCGAGGCCACCAAGCTCGGGGGGGCACTCTCCTCCTTCTGCCTCCTCATCAACAGGAAGCCCCATGCCTTCTGA
- the LOC114770277 gene encoding 40S ribosomal protein S5 — MTEWETAPAAAESPEIKLFGKWSTDDVQINDISLQDYVAVKEKYAKYLPHSGGRYAAKRFRKAQCPIVERLTNSMMMHGRNNGKKLMTVRIVKHAFEIIHLLTGENPLQVLVNAIINSGPREDSTRIGRAGTVRRQAVDVSPLRRVNQAIWLLCTGAREAAFRNIKTIAECLADELINAAKGSSNSYAIKKKDELERVAKSNR; from the exons ATGACCGAGTGGGAAACTGCCCCGGCTGCGGCCGAGAGCCCTGAAATTAAACTCTTTGGGAAGTGGAGCACAGATGACGTCCAGATTAACGACATCTCTCTCCAG GACTACGTCGCGGTGAAGGAGAAGTACGCCAAGTACCTCCCGCACTCGGGTGGGCGCTATGCCGCCAAGCGCTTCCGCAAGGCCCAGTGCCCCATCGTGGAACGCCTCACCAACTCCATGATGATGCACGGCCGCAACAACGGCAAGAAGCTGATGACCGTGCGCATCGTCAAGCACGCCTTCGAGATCATCCACCTCCTCACCGGCGAG AACCCTCTCCAGGTCCTGGTGAACGCCATCATCAACAGCGGGCCACGCGAGGACTCCACCCGTATCGGCCGCGCCGGAACAGTCAGGAGGCAGGCGGTGGACGTGTCCCCCCTGCGCAGAGTCAACCAG GCCATCTGGCTGCTGTGCACCGGGGCCAGAGAAGCGGCGTTCAGGAATATCAAGACCATCGCCGAGTGTCTGGCAGACGAGCTGATCAACGCGGCCAAG GGCTCGTCCAACTCCTACGCCATCAAGAAGAAGGACGAGTTGGAGAGAGTGGCCAAGTCCAATCGTTAA